Genomic DNA from Vagococcus luciliae:
AGTGGATTATTTTTACCGTCAAGGAAAGACACCATTTGAAGCATTCGAAACTGCTCTAAATAAAGTAGAAGGATCTTATGCCATCGCGTTAATGGACGTAGAAGATAGCAACACGCTATACCTTGCGAAAAATAAAAGCCCGCTACTAATTGGTCTTGGAGAAAACTGTCATTATGTAGGTAGTGATGCTATGGCCATGATTAATGAAACAAATGAATTTGTTGAAATTAAAGATGGTGAACGCATTGTTTTAACATCTAATAACATGATAATTTTTGATAAAGATTCAAATAAATTATCACGTGATTCCTTTGTGGCTGATATTGATGCGACAGATACTGAAAAAGGTTTATATCCTCATTACATGTTAAAAGAAATTGATGAGCAACCAGGTGTTATGAGAAAATTAATTTCTGAATACTTAACTGAAGATGGTCTATCAACAATTGATGATGAAATAGTATCACATATGGCATCAAGTGATCGTATCTATATCGTTGGATGTGGTACTAGTTGGCATGCAGGATTAGTGGGTAAAAAAATCATTGAAGAGTTAACTAATATTCCAGTTGAAGTGCATCTAGCTAGTGAGATGGGCTATGATATGCCAATTTTATCAGAAAAACCTTTCTTCATTTTCTTAACGCAAAGTGGTGAAACAGCTGATAGTCGTCAAGTATTAGTAAAAGTGAATGAATTAGATTTACCATCATTGACTATTACAAATGTTAAAGGGTCTACACTATCACGTGAAGCGACTTATACTTTATTGTTACATGCTGGTCCTGAAATTGCGGTAGCATCAACAAAAGCTTATACATCTCAAATTGCTGTAATGGCTTATTTAGCACAAACAGTAGGGGTAGAAAAAAATATTGAATTAGCTAAATCTATTGATTTAGCACACGAGATGGCTATTGTTGCATCTGTGATGGATTCAATGATTAGTGAAAAAGATTTGATTTCTAATCTTAGTGAGTCATTTTTAGGAACAACACGTAATGCCTTCTTTATTGGTCGTGGCTTAGATTATGCCGTATCAATGGAAGCAGCCCTTAAATTAAAAGAAATCTCTTATATTCAAGCAGAAGGATTTGCTGCTGGGGAATTAAAACATGGAACCATTGCCTTGATTGAAGAGGGAACACCAGTCATTTCGATTATTACAGATGAAAAAACAGCTAGTCATACACGTGGAAATGCTAAGGAAGTAGAGAGTCGTGGAGCGAATGTGTTAACCATCTCACTTGAAAATGTCTCACATGACGGCGATGAACTCGTGTTGTTGCCAGTACATGAATTATTGACACCATTAGTTAGTGTGGTACCTTTACAGCTATTAGCTTATTATGCAAGTTTACAAAGAGGCTTAGATGTTGATAAACCTCGTAATTTAGCAAAAAGTGTCACAGTAGAATAAAAGATTAAAAGCCAACTTTCTTAAGTGAAGGTTGGTTTTTTTAAAAAAATATTTTACTATATGGTATGTTTTTTTTATTTTGATAAAGATGATATAATAACAGAAAAGAAGGGGATATTTGCTTATGTACAAAAAACTTGGAGTTATTTAGATAATAGTGATGTGCTTAACTGCTTTTATTTTAGGTGCGTGTTCAAAAAATGAGCACGATGTTAAATCTACTCAAATTACCTTGGTGGTCAATAATAAAGAATTTTTACAAGAAAATGCGTTGTATCAATTTGAAAATGGTCAATTGGATGTTTATCTGACTTTTTCACTATTTGAAAATCCAAACACTAATCCATCAGATTCAGAATACGATAAGAAGTTAGAGGAAATTGTAAATGCTTTAAATAAAGAATATCCCAATGAGAAAATGACAAACGATTGGTTGACGATTTAGGCAATGAATATGAACTAGCTTATACTAAATAACATAATAATCAAAAGATATTTTTAGATAACAAAAAGTCGAAAATTAAACTAATTTTCGACTTTTTGTTATGTTTTAATTTAATCTTCAATATTTGTTTGTAGAAAGGATGTTTCACTGTAATTAATTCCTTGGCGTAGTTGATTTGCCATAGTATTAGAAATTCGCCCTTGTTCAAGAAGCTTTTGAATCATACCTCTTTCTTCATCAAGAGCCCTTAAAAAATAATCTCTGTATATCTTTTGATAAGATGCTTCTTGAATAAGATGATAATGCTGAATACGATGTATCTTACTTGTATATTCCATCATAAGTTGGTTTAAAATATTATACTTTACTGTAAAATATTTATCTACTCTATCTAAGTTATTTTGACAATCATTTAACATATCCAAAGTTGCTTCAGAACTTTTAACTTCTAATAAGGTAATTTTTTTAATATTATCTAATTGAGATTTTTCAGGTTGTCGTTTTAAAAAAGTTTGATATACAAGTCTTTTGATTTTTTTCTGAGCTTTATATAAAGAGCGTTGTACGATGATTTTAACATTACTTGAATGGGCATGTCGTTTGTATTCAAGCATTTTTAAATAGTTTTGTTCAATTTTTTTAGGTAATGCTAATTGAGGTAATATCTCCATTACTTTATTTGTTTCAAAATCTGCTGCTTGGCATCTATAATCTGATTCTAATTCATAATAAACAGTGTTAGATGTGTGATTATCATCTAAGTATAAGAAACGTAATTGCTTATCAAAATCTTGTAAAATATCGTTAATAATTAATTGATTTTCATTATTTAGCTCTTGTTGTAAGGATTGAATGGCTCGCTTAGTCATCAATTTTCTAGCTTCTATTTCAGGTAGTTGAGATGAATTATTTGAGTCATCAATAGGTTCTTGTGTTCCTTCATCCCCGGATAAGATCAATCGCTTTTTCTGTTTTGTGAAAATAGGCAATGTAATCACAGCAACTAGTAAACTTGCTAAAATAACGCCACTAGCTAAAAAGATAATCAGATATCGTTCTTGGAATACAGCACCATCTGGCAAAAAGAATGGAATAGATAAAACCATCGCCATAGTGACAGCTCCTCTCACACCAGTTAATCCCGTTAAAATAGCAACAGAGAATTTGGGTTTAAGTTGGATATCATCTTTTACTTTAAAGTAATTATACCACATGTAAGCATACGTCCATAATGTTCTTATTATCATCAGTATGAGCCACACGATTATAACATATAGGATTAATAAAGCATTATTAATAGTAGGATTAATAATGGCTCCACGCATAGCATAGGGAAGAGTTGTGCCTAATACAACAAAAACAATACCATTTAGCAAGTAAATAATAATGTCCCATAATTTATTGGTTACAATTTTTATTTCAGAAAATTGTCCTCTAAATAATGGCTCTTGCTGAATTGCCATAACACCTGAAACGACTACTGCAATAACTCCTGATGCCTGAACAATTTCTGCCATAATAAAAATAACAAAAGGCGTCATTACTTGAAGAGACGAATGTAAAATAACATCTTGAATGCCCTGTCTTAACAAACTTCTTTGAATCAAATAAATTAATCGACTGATGATATAGCCAATCAGTATACCAATTAAAGTCATATAAATAAAGTCACCAGTGGCTTGTCTTAATGAGAAAGAGCCAGTTAGAAAAGCCGCCAGTGCATATTTAAATGCAATTAATCCGCTTGCATCATTAATCAAACTCTCCCCACTGATTAAAGTTAAAATTCGTTTAGGAAGTTTTACTTGTTCAGCAATACCTTGAACTGCTACTGGATCGGTTGGGGATAAGACTGCTGCCAAAGCAAAGGCTAATGACAAGCTTACTTGTGGGATAAATAAATTAATTAATAATCCTCCCGCAATTGTAGTAAGGAAGACGAGTAAAATAGCATTAGCAAAAATCGGAGTTCGTAGTTCCCATAATTCTTTCTTGGGAAAATGCTTGGCATCGTTGTATAAAAGTGGTGCAACAAATAATAACATAAACCAATCAGTTTGTAATTCTATATCTAAATGTAAAAATAACGCGGCAATAACACCAACAGCTATTTCGATTAATGCAGTAGGAATTGCCACAAGATAGTGACTGATAATATTAGATAGAATAACGAGTATAATAAGTAAAATAGTGGCTTCTAATACTGCCATAGGTTCACCTCCGTTTTTTTGTATATAATAAGTATAGCAAAAAACTGTATGAATAATAGCCTTTTCTAATAAAACAGTGTTAAAATTATTATGTGTTAACAATCTTGAGATATTGTTCGTTTAAATATAAACGTTAACATGTTATTCTATAATTAGGGGATTATGAGAACGAAAGTAGGTAAAAAGATGTTAGAAATAAATAACGTAACAAAAACGTTTGGTACAGGAGATTCATTATTTCAAGCACTAAAGGGAGTGAGCCTCAGTGTAAAAGAGGGTGAATTTGTTGGTATTATGGGCCCTTCTGGAAGTGGTAAATCAACTCTTCTAAATCTAATTGGTACAATAGATCATCCTTCATCAGGAACCGTAACAATTGATGGTGAACGAGCATCAAATTTAAATCAAGAGGATTTAGCAAAATTTAGACGAAATCAATTAGGATTTGTATTTCAAGGATTTAACTTGATGCCTACCTTAACTGTAGCAGAAAATATTGTATTACCATTAACACTAGATGGTGAAAAAGTTAGTGTCATGACAAAAAAATTAAACGATATTTCTGAAGTATTAGGTATTGAATCATTGTTAAATAAACGAATTAGTAATATTTCTGGTGGGCAAGCACAACGTGTTGCTATTGCACGTTCAATGATTCATGAACCAAAGTTATTATTGGCAGATGAACCAACTGGAAATTTAGACACGAAATCATCAAAAGACGTTATGAGATTATTATCAGAGTTAAATACTAGCCTTAATTCCACCATTTTAATGGTGACACATGATGCTTTTGCTGCAAGTTATTGTCAGCGTATTGTTTTTATTAAAGATGGTGAATTAAGTGATGAAATTATTCGACATAGTTCTCAAAGTGAGTTTTATGATGATATTCTATTTAGTTTGAAGCAGTTGGAAGGTGAAGCAGATGACTTTTAAGGAATTTATTTATAAAAATACTATTCGAAATAAACCATCATATCTGGCCTATTTTTTAAGCACGTTAACAACTGTCATGACGTTTTTTACTTTTTTAACTTTCTCCAATCATCCATCTCTTAGTGAATCGTCTATGAATCAGTTTGTTATAGTTGGCATGAATCTATCATCAAGTATTATTTATATTTTTTCATTTTTTTATGTATTATATTCTATGGATATCTTTCTCCAATCACGTAAGAAAGAATTTGGTTTGTTGTTGATTCAAGGTATGTCTCCAAAACAGTTAAGAAAGATGATTTTTCAAGAAAATACTATAGTGGGATTTTTTGCCACAGTTATTGGTATTCTAGCTGGCTTAGTATTTTCACAAGCACTATTATTTTTGAGTAAAAAGATATTAACGATTCAATTAGCTTTTTATTTTCCATTAAATTCAATTGTGATTACATTTGTCGCGTTTACTATTTTATTCTTTTTGATTTCTTTATTTATTCAATTTAAGATTCCTAAAATGGACGTTCAAGAATTGATTAAAAGTGAAGATTTAGGAAAAGGGGAAGTCAAATCATCTAAAGTAAAATCGATTTTTGCCTTATTATTTATTGGAGTTGGGTATGCGATTGCTTTGTACGCTCAGGGTATGCAGGTTTTTGTGGCTATGATACCCGTTGTATTGATGGTAATTATTGGTACTTACTTTTTATTTAATCAGTTAAGTATTCTCGCTGTCACACAATTGCAAAAAAATAAACAACGGTTTTGGAAAAAAACGAATATGCTAGTCTATTCAGATTTGGGCTTTCGGATGAAAGATAATGCACGGTCCTTTTTTTTGGTAGCAATCATCACAACTGTTGTGTTCGCTGCTATTGGCTCTTTAGCAGGGTTAAAAGAAATGACAGTTGCTTCTGTCAATGCGATGACTTATGACTTTTATTTATCAGACTTTGATGGTAATCAAGAAAGATTGGTTAATAATTTAGAGGCAGTTCAAAGTGAAATGGATAATCAAGACTTAAATATGACAGAACTTCGTATGAAAGTGGTCTATGTTCCAGAATCTAAATATCAAAATGGGTATAGAGTCATTAGTACAAATGGGTATAATAACATTGCAAAATATACTAAAAATAAAAAAATATTGGATACTAATCAGTCTTATCGATTAAATATTGATAGTAACCTATTATCAGGGCAACCTCAAACAAGCTACTTAAAAGAGTTGCCATTACCTGATGGGACAAGCGTACCTGTGAATAATTTTGAGGTGGAAAAAGTGGTTCTGCCTGGTTTTCAAAATGTATATGTAGTACCTAAAACAGTTTATAGTCAATTTGCTAAAAAATATGGGATTCAACAAGAAATTGGATGGATGGGTAATCCGAAAGATCACGCTCAACAGTTAAAGGTTGCGACACACTTAAAAGAAGTTGAAGGTCTTCAAAGTAAGCCATTAATTATTGAATCCATTACAGAAACTTATACACCTGTATTATTTGTTGGTTTTTTTATTGGTGCTATTTTCTTTGTGTCTGCTGGTAGTTTTTTATATTTTAGGTTATATAGTGATATGGCAGTAGATATTCAAAAATTTAAAATAGTTTATAAATTAGGACTTAGTCGCAAAGAAATCAAGAAGACTGTTTATAGACAAGTTGGTATTTTATTTTTTACTCCAATTATAGTATCTTCTGTTCATGGATTAGTAGCGTTAAAAGCAATGTATGCTTTATTTAATCAAAGATTACAAATGATGGCATTTATGATTATAGGTTTATTTTTAGTTATACAAATTATTTATTATTTAATCGCAAGTCATTTTTATTTTAGAAAATTATATCAAGAGGTCACTGCAGAATAGAAAAAAGCAACCACTTATCATGGTTGCTTTTTTCTATTTGTAACTTTGCATGATTGTATCAATACCAGAGATGGTAGCATACCTGAATCCTTCTTTTTCTAAAGCAGCGATACCTTTAATAGTTGTACCACCAGGAGAGGTTACACCATCTTTTAATTCACCAGGGTGTTTGTTAGAGTCTAGTAATAAATTAGCTGATCCACTTACCATCTTGGCAGCAACAGTATAAGCTAATTTTCTGTCCATACCATGTAATACTGCCGCATCTCCTAGAGCTTCCATAAAGACGTCAACAAATGCTGGTCCGCATCCTGCCAATGTACCAAAAATATCAATCTTATCTTCAGAAATTTCTTCTACGATTCCTAAAAGGCTTAAACAATCATGGATTGCGATTTTATCAAGATTACTTATTGACTGTGAGTAAACAATACCAGTAATACCTTGATTGATTTGTACAGGTGTATTGGGGATAGCTTGAGCGATAGGGTAAGATCCACCTAAAGCTTCCTGCATTAAGGAAATAGGGACACCAGCTGATACTGAAATAATAGGAAGGTCTTTGTTTAAATGATTTTTTAAATCGTTTATGACTGGAAGAATAATAGGTGTTTTAACGGCTAAAAAAATCATATCCACTTGGTTGAAATCTTCTAAATTATCAGTTATGTTAAAAGGAATATTTTGTTTTAGTTTTTTTGCTGTGTCACCTTTTCCTCCTTTTACAAGAATGTCTGTTGGAGAAATACTATTTGAGCGAACCCACCCTTTAATCATTGCTCCTCCCATATGGCCAGCGCCAAATATACCAATCTTCATATATTATCCCATCTTTCTTTTAAATAGTTAACGAATTTAGTATAGAACGTCAAATTATTTATGGCAACTAATTTTATACTATATCACTTTATGATATACTAGTAAAATAAGCAAAAGCAAAGGAGTAGGTTGAATGGAGTTAGTCATACAAGATGTTGTGAAAACATTTGATGATAAAGTGATTTTAGATGAAGCGAGTTTTCAATTTGAAAAAGGTAAAATATACGGTTTATTAGGTCGAAATGGCGCGGGAAAAACCACGCTTTTTAATTGTATTTCAAAAGATTTATCAATTGACTCAGGGACAATTCAGTTGGAAGAGGACATGGAAACACATGATTTTTCTGATCTTGATGTCGGACTAGTTCATGCTACCCCAACCCTACCAGATTTTATGACAGGTTATGAATTCATCAAGTTTTTTATTGATATGAATAAAGAAAAAATGCCCAACGTCCGCACACCAGATGAGTATTTAGCAAAAGTTGGGATAAAAAAAGAGGATCGCCATCGGTTATTGAAAGACTACTCGCATGGGATGAAAAATAAAGTTCAAATGATTGCGACGATGATGGTGCAACCACCTGTCTTATTACTGGATGAACCATTAACGAGTTTTGATGTGGTCGCAGCACATGAAATGAAAGAATTGATTTTATCAATAAAAAAAGATTCCGTTGTGATATTTTCCACTCATATTTTACAGTTAGCACAAGATTTATGTGATGAGATTGTAGTGCTTCATAAAGGCAAATTAACAGGGTTTGATCCAACTAAAATTCATACTAATAGTTTTGAAGCAGATATTGTTGCCATGTTATCTGATGAAGAGGGTAAATCTCAAGATGCAGTGGTTGAAGTGATAGGTGAGTCAGATGATGAGTGATGTTAGATTAACCCTCACAGAATATGTGTCATTACAGTTATTTAAAGGGACTATCTTTATTAATGGTTTGGTTTATTTTATTGGTAGAATTCCTTTCATTGGTAAAATCGTCCCAGTTGGAATGGTCTACGCAGATTATCCATTGAAAAAAGTATTCACCTATATTAAATTTGCTATATCACTAGCAATCAAAGTTGTGATAGGGATCATTCCGTTTGTCGTTAGTTCTTTTTTAGCGACTATTGTGTTTGACAAGCAATCATTAACAAGTTTTGATATTTGGCTAGTTGTCTTTGCTTTTTATTTGCCAATATTTGGCTCATTATTTAGTGTTCCTGATAAAAAAGATGTGTTGTTTATCACTAATTTTCGGATTAATAAATCCTCTCATTTGAAGCGAATGACTCTGTTGGAACTATGCTTTGATTTAATCGTCGTCACCATTGCGTTGATTGTTATGAGTCTGTTTAATAGCTTACCGGTTATTTTAACCACATTATTAGGGAATAGTGCTTATGTGTTTTTTAGTATGATTTGGCTAAGAATAGATTTACCACTGACACTGCAAAAACATCCATGGATAAAAAAAGTTGCGATATTAATAGTGATGCTGGCGTTAGTTATTGGATTTTGTTTCACCATGTTATCTTCTTTTATGAGTTTTTTATTTTCTAATCCATTGGTAATAATAGGACTTATTATTTTTAACTGTCTAGCTAGTTGGTTAGTAGTCAAGAATTATTTGTCTTATCCCCGTTATTCATTAGTAGCTGATAAAAAAGTTAAATCATCAATGTATGTATTTGAAGCAGATGATAAAGAGTTAAAAAACAAAACCACAAACTTTACCGAAGGCGTTGGCTTAACGAAAAAAATGAGTATAGAGGAGAACGTTACCTTTGACCATTTATCTGGTAATGCCTACTTAAATACGTTATTTTTTAGTCGTTTTAAAAAAGGGCTCAGTCGAGGAATGTGGATTAAGGTTATTAGCATCAGCGTGCTAGGGCTCGCTTTAATGATAGCCAGTCTATTTTTTCCATTAATGTCTGGTGTGAGAGAATTAGAATCATTTATGTACCGACTTGTTCCTTCGCTTTTCTTCATTTTATATTTAACGTCAGTTGGTAAAAGTGTGGTACAAAGTTTATTTATGAATTGTGATATCTCCATGTTGACGTTTCCTTTTTATCGAACCAAAGAAGCCATTATAAGTGGATTTTTTGCTAGATTTAAGAAAATCCTCTTGTATAACAGTATGGTCAATGGTGTGTTATTATTTTGGTTAATCGTTTTTAATTTAGTCGTTGTCGGGCTTAACTCACTCTATCTGATTGGACTTGTGTTATTTGTGATGATTAGTCTGACGTTACTTTTTTCGTTTCACGAATTATTTGTTTATTATATCCTTCAACCCTTTACAAGTGATTTTCAAGTAATCAATCCCATTTATAAAGTAGTGAACGGTGTCTTTTACTTATTTGCCTACATGAATTTACAATTAAAAACAACAGGACTTTACTATGCATTAGGCTTGTCTGTTGTGTCGTTATTGTATGTTGCTATTGGGCTAATTGTGATAAAAAAAGTCGCACCCAAAACGTTTAAACTAAAAAATTAATTGTTTGTACTTGTTTTATATTTATAAAGGTGTTATAAATATAACTGTAGATAAATAAAAGATAATTGTTGAGAAAGACACCGATATGTGAGGGCTATCTGACAGGGAGGAAAACATAATTGAGAGTTTTCCAGATAAGTGCATGTGTTGACCACTTTCGAAAGTCAGGTTGAAACTTGACCGGTCGTACCGTTAACACGCTCGAGGAGACATAGGTTTATGTCTTAAATATTAGGTGGAACCACGATGATTCGTCCTAGTAGGTCAAATATGACTTACTAGGGCTTTTTTTATTTAAAAAATTAAAAGGAGACGATAGTATGATTAAGATTACTTTTCCAGATGGCGCTGTCAAAGAATTTGAGAGTGGCTCATCAACATTAGATATTGCAAAAAGCATAAGCAATTCTTTAGCAAAAAAAGCCTTAGCAGGTAAATTAAATGGCGAGTTGATTGATTTAGACCGACCAATCGAAGTGGATGGGTCAATTGAAATCGTGACACCAGACCATGAAGATGCGTTAGGAATTTTACGTCACTCAACAGCTCACTTAATGGCAAACGCGATGAAACGCTTGTATCCAAACATCCACTTTGGTGTAGGTCCAGCGATTGAAAATGGGTTTTACTATGACACTGATAATGGTGAAAATGTTATCTCTGAAGAAAACTTAGAAGCGATTGAAAAAGAGATGATGGCGATTGTAAAAGAAAATAACCCAATCGTTCGCAAAGAAATTTCTCGTGCCGATGCTTTAGAGTTGTTTAAAGAAGATCCATATAAAGTGGAATTAATTACTGACTTACCAGAAGACGAAGTGATTACTGTTTATGAGCAAGGTGACTTTGTTGACTTATGTCGTGGGGTGCATGTGCCATCTACAGGACGTATTCAAGTCTTCAAATTATTATCTGTTGCTGGAGCGTACTGGAGAGGAAACTCTGATAACCATATGATGCAACGTGTTTACGGAACTGCATTTTTCGATAAAAAAGCATTAAAAGAATACATCAAAATGCGTGAAGAAGCGAAAGAACGTGACCATAGAAAACTTGGTAAAGAATTAGACTTATTTATGTTAAGTCCTGAAGTTGGTTCTGGTTTACCATTCTGGTTACCAAAAGGTGCGACAATTCGTCGTACAATCGAACGCTATATCACTGATAAAGAAATTAGCTTAGGGTACCAACATGTTTACACACCAATTATGGCAAATGTTGAATTTTACAAAACTTCTGGTCACTGGGATCATTACCATGAAGACATGTTCCCACCAATGGACATGGGAGATGGCGAAATGTTAGTATTACGTCCAATGAACTGCCCACATCATATGATGGTTTATAAAAATGATGTTCATAGTTACCGTGAATTACCAATTCGTATTGCTGAACTTGGTATGATGCACCGTTATGAAAAATCAGGTGCGTTATCAGGATTACAACGTGTGCGTGAAATGACATTAAATGATGGGCATACATTTGTTCGTCCAGATCAAATCAAAGATGAATTCAAACGTACATTAGAATTAATGGTTGCCGTTTATGAAGATTTCAATATTACAGATTATCGTTTCCGTTTAAGTTACAGAGACCCAGAAAATACCGAAAAATACTTTGATGATGATGACATGTGGGAAAAAGCTCAAACAATGCTGAAAGAAGCCATTGATGAATTAGGCTTAGAATACTTTGAAGCAGAAGGTGAAGCAGCATTCTACGGACCTAAACTTGACGTGCAAGTAAAAACTGCCTTAGGTATGGAAGAAACATTGTCAACTATCCAGTTAGACTTCTTATTACCAGAACGTTTTGACTTAACTTATGTTGGGCAAGATGGCGAAAATACTCACCGTCCAGTTGTCATCCATCGTGGTATCGTATCGACAATGGAACGTTTTGTGGCTTACTTAACTGAAGTGTATAAAGGAGCCTTCCCAACTTGGTTAGCACCAGTTCAAGGAACAATCATTCCAGTTAACTTAGACTTACATAGTGATTATGCTTTTGAGATCAAAGAGCAATTAAATAGTTTAGGATTACGTTTTGAAGTGGACGATCGTAACGAAAAAATGGGTTACAAGATTCGTGAATCACAAACTCAAAAAATTCCATATCAAATCGTTGTGGGAGATAAAGAGTTAGATAACGGTGAAGTCAATGTCCGTAAATA
This window encodes:
- a CDS encoding Na+/H+ antiporter — its product is MAVLEATILLIILVILSNIISHYLVAIPTALIEIAVGVIAALFLHLDIELQTDWFMLLFVAPLLYNDAKHFPKKELWELRTPIFANAILLVFLTTIAGGLLINLFIPQVSLSLAFALAAVLSPTDPVAVQGIAEQVKLPKRILTLISGESLINDASGLIAFKYALAAFLTGSFSLRQATGDFIYMTLIGILIGYIISRLIYLIQRSLLRQGIQDVILHSSLQVMTPFVIFIMAEIVQASGVIAVVVSGVMAIQQEPLFRGQFSEIKIVTNKLWDIIIYLLNGIVFVVLGTTLPYAMRGAIINPTINNALLILYVIIVWLILMIIRTLWTYAYMWYNYFKVKDDIQLKPKFSVAILTGLTGVRGAVTMAMVLSIPFFLPDGAVFQERYLIIFLASGVILASLLVAVITLPIFTKQKKRLILSGDEGTQEPIDDSNNSSQLPEIEARKLMTKRAIQSLQQELNNENQLIINDILQDFDKQLRFLYLDDNHTSNTVYYELESDYRCQAADFETNKVMEILPQLALPKKIEQNYLKMLEYKRHAHSSNVKIIVQRSLYKAQKKIKRLVYQTFLKRQPEKSQLDNIKKITLLEVKSSEATLDMLNDCQNNLDRVDKYFTVKYNILNQLMMEYTSKIHRIQHYHLIQEASYQKIYRDYFLRALDEERGMIQKLLEQGRISNTMANQLRQGINYSETSFLQTNIED
- a CDS encoding ABC transporter ATP-binding protein: MLEINNVTKTFGTGDSLFQALKGVSLSVKEGEFVGIMGPSGSGKSTLLNLIGTIDHPSSGTVTIDGERASNLNQEDLAKFRRNQLGFVFQGFNLMPTLTVAENIVLPLTLDGEKVSVMTKKLNDISEVLGIESLLNKRISNISGGQAQRVAIARSMIHEPKLLLADEPTGNLDTKSSKDVMRLLSELNTSLNSTILMVTHDAFAASYCQRIVFIKDGELSDEIIRHSSQSEFYDDILFSLKQLEGEADDF
- the glmS gene encoding glutamine--fructose-6-phosphate transaminase (isomerizing), translated to MCGIVGVIGNNRAKDILLTGLEKLEYRGYDSAGIMVADDTEAYLVKTPGRVSELKALANSVPEGHIGIGHTRWATHGVPNTENAHPHQSTSGKFCLVHNGVIENYLDLKTDYLSDIALKGDTDSEIVVELVDYFYRQGKTPFEAFETALNKVEGSYAIALMDVEDSNTLYLAKNKSPLLIGLGENCHYVGSDAMAMINETNEFVEIKDGERIVLTSNNMIIFDKDSNKLSRDSFVADIDATDTEKGLYPHYMLKEIDEQPGVMRKLISEYLTEDGLSTIDDEIVSHMASSDRIYIVGCGTSWHAGLVGKKIIEELTNIPVEVHLASEMGYDMPILSEKPFFIFLTQSGETADSRQVLVKVNELDLPSLTITNVKGSTLSREATYTLLLHAGPEIAVASTKAYTSQIAVMAYLAQTVGVEKNIELAKSIDLAHEMAIVASVMDSMISEKDLISNLSESFLGTTRNAFFIGRGLDYAVSMEAALKLKEISYIQAEGFAAGELKHGTIALIEEGTPVISIITDEKTASHTRGNAKEVESRGANVLTISLENVSHDGDELVLLPVHELLTPLVSVVPLQLLAYYASLQRGLDVDKPRNLAKSVTVE
- a CDS encoding ATP-binding cassette domain-containing protein, whose protein sequence is MELVIQDVVKTFDDKVILDEASFQFEKGKIYGLLGRNGAGKTTLFNCISKDLSIDSGTIQLEEDMETHDFSDLDVGLVHATPTLPDFMTGYEFIKFFIDMNKEKMPNVRTPDEYLAKVGIKKEDRHRLLKDYSHGMKNKVQMIATMMVQPPVLLLDEPLTSFDVVAAHEMKELILSIKKDSVVIFSTHILQLAQDLCDEIVVLHKGKLTGFDPTKIHTNSFEADIVAMLSDEEGKSQDAVVEVIGESDDE
- the proC gene encoding pyrroline-5-carboxylate reductase; this translates as MKIGIFGAGHMGGAMIKGWVRSNSISPTDILVKGGKGDTAKKLKQNIPFNITDNLEDFNQVDMIFLAVKTPIILPVINDLKNHLNKDLPIISVSAGVPISLMQEALGGSYPIAQAIPNTPVQINQGITGIVYSQSISNLDKIAIHDCLSLLGIVEEISEDKIDIFGTLAGCGPAFVDVFMEALGDAAVLHGMDRKLAYTVAAKMVSGSANLLLDSNKHPGELKDGVTSPGGTTIKGIAALEKEGFRYATISGIDTIMQSYK
- a CDS encoding ABC transporter permease, whose amino-acid sequence is MTFKEFIYKNTIRNKPSYLAYFLSTLTTVMTFFTFLTFSNHPSLSESSMNQFVIVGMNLSSSIIYIFSFFYVLYSMDIFLQSRKKEFGLLLIQGMSPKQLRKMIFQENTIVGFFATVIGILAGLVFSQALLFLSKKILTIQLAFYFPLNSIVITFVAFTILFFLISLFIQFKIPKMDVQELIKSEDLGKGEVKSSKVKSIFALLFIGVGYAIALYAQGMQVFVAMIPVVLMVIIGTYFLFNQLSILAVTQLQKNKQRFWKKTNMLVYSDLGFRMKDNARSFFLVAIITTVVFAAIGSLAGLKEMTVASVNAMTYDFYLSDFDGNQERLVNNLEAVQSEMDNQDLNMTELRMKVVYVPESKYQNGYRVISTNGYNNIAKYTKNKKILDTNQSYRLNIDSNLLSGQPQTSYLKELPLPDGTSVPVNNFEVEKVVLPGFQNVYVVPKTVYSQFAKKYGIQQEIGWMGNPKDHAQQLKVATHLKEVEGLQSKPLIIESITETYTPVLFVGFFIGAIFFVSAGSFLYFRLYSDMAVDIQKFKIVYKLGLSRKEIKKTVYRQVGILFFTPIIVSSVHGLVALKAMYALFNQRLQMMAFMIIGLFLVIQIIYYLIASHFYFRKLYQEVTAE